Proteins encoded by one window of Archaeoglobus veneficus SNP6:
- the nikC gene encoding nickel transporter permease, protein MNSINSMNSVRKLKTSIAMILLLLALGIFAPLISPYDPNELNLKERLVYPCVKHPFGTDNFGRDVFSRVLHGARVSLFVAMSVVMLTASIGVGLGIVAGYYGGVVDNVIMRIVDVLLAFPNIILAIVILGIFGPSYLNLVLALAAVWWVSYARMVRSVVLSLKESEFILAVKALGASNFEIMVRHVLPNALSPILPLMTLDLGSAILAISGLGFLGLGLQPPTPEWGVMLRDALPFMETHPYLMVFPGFMIMVSVLAFNMLGDSLRDVLDPRALERKFES, encoded by the coding sequence ATGAACAGCATAAACAGCATGAACAGCGTGAGGAAGCTGAAGACTAGTATTGCCATGATTCTACTCCTACTAGCCCTCGGCATATTTGCCCCGCTAATCTCGCCCTACGATCCCAACGAGTTGAATTTAAAGGAGAGATTGGTGTATCCGTGCGTAAAGCACCCCTTCGGGACTGACAACTTTGGCAGGGATGTTTTTAGCAGAGTTTTGCATGGTGCAAGGGTTTCGCTTTTCGTTGCAATGTCTGTCGTCATGCTCACAGCCTCAATAGGCGTGGGGCTCGGTATTGTAGCTGGCTATTACGGCGGAGTTGTTGACAACGTTATTATGAGAATAGTTGATGTCTTGCTGGCATTTCCCAACATAATTTTAGCCATTGTAATCTTGGGAATTTTCGGTCCATCATACCTGAATCTTGTGCTTGCACTGGCTGCGGTATGGTGGGTGAGCTATGCGAGAATGGTCAGAAGCGTGGTGCTATCGTTAAAGGAATCGGAGTTTATTCTGGCTGTAAAGGCTTTAGGAGCGAGTAATTTTGAGATTATGGTGAGGCACGTACTTCCAAATGCATTGTCGCCTATCCTGCCACTCATGACCCTCGATTTGGGCTCAGCCATACTTGCGATTTCCGGATTGGGCTTTCTTGGTTTGGGCTTGCAACCTCCCACACCGGAATGGGGAGTTATGCTCAGAGATGCACTTCCATTTATGGAAACGCATCCCTATCTGATGGTGTTTCCGGGTTTTATGATTATGGTTTCAGTTTTAGCGTTCAACATGCTCGGAGACAGCTTGAGAGATGTGCTGGATCCGAGGGCGTTGGAGAGGAAATTTGAGTCGTGA
- a CDS encoding ABC transporter permease: MIVKRLATALLVMFFASFLSFSLLYLAPGNVAEAVLKEQLGFEPTEDEVVAFMARYNLDQPFLVQYYIWLKLFVTGKLVCPQTGDSVIGEFLYRFPVTLTLAFSAVLFATTLGIPLGIVSAIRKDSIIDNVCRIIASLGVSIPSFWLALLLILFFCVKLKLLPAFGLGGLKNMILPTIALGLHIFASITRVMRGSMLEVLNEQYILVSRAKGLPERAVIIRHALRNAVIPVVTLIGLQFGHLLGGAVIIESIFSLPGIGKFLMDSIFARDYIAVSGFVVFIAFLFVVVNLIVDIVYMILDPRVRVE; the protein is encoded by the coding sequence ATGATCGTCAAAAGGCTCGCAACAGCCTTGCTTGTGATGTTTTTTGCCTCTTTTCTTTCTTTTTCTTTGCTGTACCTCGCCCCGGGAAATGTTGCCGAGGCGGTACTGAAAGAACAGCTTGGTTTTGAGCCGACAGAGGATGAAGTTGTTGCGTTTATGGCGAGATACAACCTCGACCAACCTTTCCTTGTCCAGTACTACATCTGGCTGAAGCTGTTCGTTACCGGAAAGCTCGTCTGCCCGCAGACTGGAGATAGTGTTATAGGTGAGTTTCTTTACAGATTTCCCGTCACGCTAACCCTCGCGTTTTCAGCAGTTCTGTTTGCCACAACCCTTGGCATTCCTCTCGGCATCGTATCCGCTATCAGGAAGGACTCTATAATTGATAACGTTTGCAGAATCATAGCGAGCCTTGGCGTTTCAATTCCAAGCTTCTGGCTCGCTTTACTGTTGATCCTGTTCTTCTGCGTCAAACTCAAGCTTTTACCGGCTTTTGGCCTTGGAGGATTGAAAAACATGATCTTGCCAACAATTGCTTTGGGTTTGCACATCTTTGCATCCATAACAAGGGTCATGCGTGGAAGCATGCTCGAAGTGCTAAATGAGCAGTACATTCTCGTTTCAAGGGCGAAAGGATTGCCAGAAAGAGCAGTCATTATCAGACACGCTTTGAGAAACGCTGTAATTCCAGTGGTAACGCTTATCGGCCTTCAGTTTGGACACCTGCTTGGAGGTGCTGTAATAATCGAAAGCATATTCTCTCTGCCCGGAATAGGCAAGTTCCTCATGGATTCCATATTTGCGAGGGATTACATAGCTGTTTCTGGCTTTGTCGTGTTCATCGCTTTTCTTTTTGTTGTGGTGAACCTGATTGTTGACATCGTTTACATGATCCTCGATCCGAGGGTGAGGGTGGAATGA
- a CDS encoding class I SAM-dependent methyltransferase produces MSDVKEKIREYWDLRGKDYDKSPGHASLPEVWRDVLASVFERRMQILDVGTGTGFLALILAELGHEVVGIDLSKGMLEVAKKKARKLGVDVEFKLGDAENLPFDDCSFDAVICRHLLWTLPNPQKAIEEWSRVVRDGGKVVAIDGKWLDSSPPAKLRRFIGRIAVAVYERRNPWKNYHYRKEINKMLPFYGGSDPEKVAEMFGRAGLSDISVKDLSWIREMMLNSQPFVYRLAWGGRNYFMIEGFKRV; encoded by the coding sequence ATGTCTGACGTAAAAGAAAAAATAAGGGAGTACTGGGATTTGAGAGGAAAAGACTACGATAAGTCTCCAGGACATGCAAGCCTGCCAGAAGTCTGGAGAGATGTTCTGGCCAGCGTGTTCGAAAGAAGGATGCAAATTCTCGATGTTGGAACGGGAACTGGCTTTCTCGCTTTGATACTGGCTGAGTTAGGTCACGAAGTTGTTGGAATTGATTTATCGAAGGGCATGCTTGAAGTTGCAAAGAAAAAAGCGAGAAAGCTTGGAGTTGATGTAGAATTCAAGCTTGGAGATGCGGAAAACCTGCCATTCGACGATTGTTCTTTTGATGCAGTGATTTGCAGACATTTGCTCTGGACTCTTCCAAATCCGCAGAAAGCCATAGAAGAGTGGAGCAGGGTTGTAAGGGATGGGGGAAAAGTTGTTGCAATAGATGGCAAATGGCTTGATAGTTCTCCGCCTGCGAAGCTCAGGAGGTTCATCGGGAGAATAGCAGTTGCAGTTTACGAAAGGAGAAATCCATGGAAGAACTACCACTACAGAAAGGAGATAAACAAGATGCTCCCCTTCTACGGCGGCTCAGATCCAGAGAAAGTTGCTGAGATGTTTGGAAGGGCAGGTCTGTCTGACATCTCGGTAAAGGACCTGAGCTGGATAAGGGAGATGATGCTGAACAGCCAGCCCTTCGTTTATCGTCTTGCATGGGGTGGCAGGAACTACTTTATGATTGAGGGTTTTAAGAGGGTGTAA
- a CDS encoding PGF-CTERM sorting domain-containing protein, with protein sequence MEKNIVKLLTACMVIFAAMSAASASEGSYGNVTASIQDVVTVGDTPATIYFNISIKDTTNATAWFNVSFPTCFDLNSATVNITINGTADPADWDKTTSGNYINVSSSTASANANETHWINITFNLNSFSSIEGILGEHSIVVTTNNSASITLTTRVTCEINTGDVTLENSTTPYILVKFKNAKQNVALNKIEYYYGDSISFAVDTADEATIKLVDLDTGDVVKAASVSGHGDFEWATTDEIMPGRYTIEVYASYGSDKNYMNLTDKATVNSVTGDDLTSDERGYVIEVSPRDINKPIVKIEMLNPSNQVAKGDLAIFDVYVYGADSGTYSVTGPYDTTELTEYVNKPLSLSGHRCRVVVDTTKIVNAGGQTGTSKGAYKLVVSSLNTEVEKVFYIVSPDISLYCNAEEVYLGQKVTFYGTTNVAPSDDVCDGGEENYVKIIVYNSTSEEHVMDEKSVKVDADGNFSADVRFNISWSTGTYKVVAKVYTTSSYSGSDDITITVEKPSFDIYLSKYSYQPGKSISVKGTTSLPENTEVIIEVPSELASTTSYTVKVDANGKFCKSITVKSDAPYSTYTIKAYVLQNGEIFVEDSIDVEIVPHELDASIDRTSVAKGGKLTISGTATSSKVYVFADEAGIFEDDEGRDVEELPSKTEVFSTAGAYAKVSGGNFSITLKAKLSASTGSYRLYVFAPASSSEIDPVSDAQTTFIVKVTEIGFTEVPSSVEFVKGEATTVEVRVSESVADDVSVKATLKGYGVSVTKELTKGSEKGLFKLKLYPFYNESSDSLVASGSPNELLPAGTYSLTLKLYCNGEEVKDARTEIPVIVKEPTLDAEVPVEVKQGEWLKVTVKTNRGSGYSGIYVVLKTPVEVYAKKVSTDENGIAFALFETEMLELGEYDVYIRDTMGSINGNIEDFYSIPPSDAYAKKYYAQDDILVAKTVKVVEELSTTPVETVETVETVETVATETAKPQATPVVTETVETVAVETTETAEPSTQAASKETETPGFEVVFAITGLLAVAYLLRRH encoded by the coding sequence ATGGAAAAGAATATCGTAAAACTGCTGACTGCATGCATGGTGATTTTCGCAGCAATGTCTGCCGCGAGTGCAAGTGAGGGCAGCTACGGAAACGTGACAGCGAGCATACAGGACGTCGTCACAGTTGGCGATACTCCGGCAACGATTTACTTCAACATATCCATCAAAGATACGACCAACGCTACCGCCTGGTTCAATGTGAGCTTTCCAACGTGCTTTGACCTCAACAGTGCAACAGTTAACATTACGATAAACGGTACAGCAGATCCAGCAGACTGGGATAAGACAACAAGTGGCAACTACATCAACGTCTCGTCTTCAACAGCCTCGGCAAACGCAAACGAAACTCACTGGATTAACATAACGTTTAACCTGAACAGTTTCTCAAGCATTGAGGGAATCCTCGGAGAGCACAGCATAGTGGTTACTACGAACAACAGCGCGAGCATAACGCTGACGACGAGGGTTACGTGTGAGATAAACACAGGCGATGTTACCCTGGAGAATTCGACGACACCGTACATCCTCGTCAAGTTCAAAAATGCAAAGCAGAACGTCGCACTCAATAAGATAGAGTACTACTATGGCGATAGTATATCCTTCGCTGTCGATACGGCCGATGAAGCAACAATCAAGCTCGTTGACCTTGACACTGGCGACGTCGTAAAGGCTGCGAGCGTCTCTGGCCACGGAGATTTTGAGTGGGCCACGACGGACGAAATAATGCCCGGAAGGTACACAATCGAGGTCTATGCAAGCTACGGCTCTGATAAGAACTACATGAACCTGACAGACAAAGCAACAGTAAACAGCGTTACAGGTGATGACCTTACAAGCGATGAAAGGGGCTACGTAATAGAGGTCAGCCCGAGGGACATAAACAAGCCCATCGTCAAGATAGAAATGCTAAACCCCTCTAACCAAGTAGCTAAAGGTGACCTTGCCATCTTCGATGTTTACGTTTACGGAGCAGACAGCGGAACATACAGCGTTACCGGTCCGTACGACACCACCGAACTCACAGAATACGTAAACAAACCTCTCTCGCTCTCAGGACACAGGTGCAGAGTCGTTGTTGACACAACAAAGATCGTGAACGCCGGTGGCCAGACCGGTACGTCAAAAGGAGCATACAAGCTCGTGGTGAGCAGCCTGAACACTGAGGTTGAAAAGGTATTCTACATAGTAAGTCCAGACATCAGCCTTTACTGCAATGCTGAGGAAGTTTACCTCGGGCAGAAAGTAACGTTCTACGGTACCACCAACGTGGCCCCAAGCGACGACGTGTGCGATGGAGGAGAAGAGAACTATGTAAAAATCATAGTCTACAACAGCACGAGCGAAGAACATGTAATGGATGAAAAGAGCGTTAAGGTCGACGCTGACGGAAACTTCTCCGCTGACGTGAGATTCAATATTAGCTGGAGTACGGGCACGTATAAGGTCGTCGCAAAGGTCTACACGACTTCGAGCTATTCGGGCAGTGATGACATAACGATCACGGTTGAGAAGCCGAGCTTCGACATATACCTGAGCAAGTACAGCTACCAGCCAGGCAAGTCTATAAGCGTGAAGGGAACCACAAGCCTGCCCGAGAACACAGAAGTTATAATAGAGGTGCCTTCGGAACTCGCTTCAACAACGAGCTACACGGTTAAGGTTGACGCAAACGGAAAGTTCTGCAAGAGTATTACAGTAAAGAGCGACGCTCCGTATTCAACTTACACAATAAAGGCATACGTCCTCCAGAATGGAGAGATTTTCGTTGAGGATAGCATTGATGTTGAAATCGTCCCCCACGAGCTGGACGCGAGCATAGACAGGACGAGCGTTGCAAAGGGTGGTAAGCTCACTATAAGCGGTACTGCCACTTCAAGCAAGGTTTACGTGTTTGCAGACGAAGCAGGGATCTTCGAAGACGACGAAGGAAGAGATGTAGAAGAGTTGCCATCGAAGACCGAGGTATTCAGTACTGCTGGAGCTTACGCAAAAGTGTCAGGCGGTAACTTTTCAATCACACTCAAAGCCAAACTGTCAGCCTCAACTGGATCGTACAGGCTCTACGTCTTTGCTCCGGCGAGCAGCAGCGAGATTGATCCGGTAAGCGACGCCCAGACGACATTCATCGTTAAGGTAACGGAAATAGGCTTTACTGAAGTTCCGTCCAGCGTTGAATTCGTGAAGGGCGAAGCGACAACGGTTGAAGTTAGAGTTAGCGAGAGTGTTGCCGACGACGTCAGCGTTAAAGCTACGCTCAAGGGGTACGGAGTCAGTGTGACAAAGGAGCTTACGAAAGGTAGCGAAAAAGGTCTGTTCAAGCTCAAGCTGTATCCATTCTACAATGAAAGCAGCGACAGCCTCGTCGCATCTGGTTCGCCAAACGAGCTTCTTCCAGCAGGAACGTACTCCCTCACACTCAAGCTCTACTGCAATGGAGAGGAAGTGAAAGACGCAAGAACAGAAATCCCCGTCATCGTGAAGGAGCCCACGCTCGATGCAGAAGTGCCGGTGGAAGTTAAACAGGGAGAGTGGCTCAAAGTAACAGTTAAGACAAACAGAGGTAGCGGATACAGTGGAATATACGTCGTTCTGAAGACACCCGTTGAAGTCTACGCGAAGAAGGTTAGCACGGATGAGAACGGAATAGCCTTTGCACTCTTCGAAACCGAAATGCTCGAACTTGGAGAGTACGATGTCTACATCAGAGACACGATGGGCAGTATTAACGGCAATATTGAGGACTTCTACAGCATACCGCCGTCGGACGCATACGCGAAGAAGTACTACGCTCAGGATGACATTCTCGTCGCGAAAACAGTAAAGGTCGTGGAAGAACTCTCCACGACGCCGGTTGAGACTGTGGAGACTGTAGAAACCGTGGAAACTGTAGCCACTGAAACTGCCAAACCTCAGGCAACACCAGTAGTTACTGAGACTGTGGAAACCGTGGCTGTTGAGACCACCGAGACTGCTGAACCATCAACACAAGCAGCAAGCAAGGAAACCGAAACACCAGGATTCGAGGTTGTTTTCGCCATCACCGGCCTGCTCGCAGTGGCGTACCTGCTGAGGAGGCACTAA
- a CDS encoding ABC transporter ATP-binding protein encodes MTEAIAIADKKMLVRGVRLRKVFESGVISKRRVVAVDNVDIEIGSGETLALVGESGSGKSTLGRMLLLLIRPTSGDVYFDGMNLTKMKESELRKIRQKMQLIPQHPESALDPRWRIYNSIAEPLRIHKLADRNEEKEIVYRLIETVGLQEEHLSRYPHELSGGELQRAVIARAIALNPKFIVCDEPTSMLDVSVQAAIINLLMNLQRRLGLSYLFITHDLEVANTIAHRIAVMYAGQIVEEGVRILDGPLHPYTRMLVESLDMNVDSKNFKFKAEDLLNTHSSKQTGCKFYHLCPKRMDKCLKPPEIVEIDGRRVRCHLY; translated from the coding sequence ATGACTGAAGCCATAGCCATCGCTGACAAGAAAATGCTGGTCAGAGGTGTACGGCTGCGCAAGGTCTTCGAGTCCGGAGTTATTTCGAAACGCAGAGTTGTTGCCGTTGACAACGTTGACATCGAAATAGGGAGTGGAGAGACCCTCGCTCTTGTAGGAGAAAGCGGGAGCGGCAAGTCAACGCTCGGCAGGATGCTTCTACTGCTGATAAGGCCAACGAGCGGAGATGTTTATTTCGATGGAATGAACCTCACAAAAATGAAGGAAAGTGAGCTGAGAAAAATCAGGCAGAAAATGCAGCTCATTCCGCAGCATCCAGAAAGTGCTCTGGATCCGAGATGGAGAATATACAATAGCATTGCAGAACCCCTGCGAATTCATAAACTCGCAGATAGAAACGAAGAGAAAGAAATCGTTTACAGGCTTATAGAGACCGTTGGACTGCAGGAAGAGCACTTAAGCAGATATCCCCACGAGTTGAGCGGAGGAGAACTGCAGAGAGCAGTTATAGCGAGGGCAATAGCGCTAAATCCGAAGTTTATTGTGTGCGACGAACCGACTTCAATGCTGGATGTTTCCGTTCAAGCAGCGATTATCAACCTGCTTATGAACTTGCAGCGCAGGCTTGGTCTGTCATACCTCTTCATAACCCACGATCTGGAGGTTGCCAACACAATTGCACACAGAATAGCGGTAATGTATGCTGGGCAAATAGTCGAGGAAGGTGTTAGAATTTTAGATGGACCTTTGCATCCCTACACGAGGATGCTCGTTGAATCCCTTGATATGAATGTGGATTCCAAAAACTTCAAGTTTAAGGCCGAAGATCTGCTGAACACCCATTCCTCCAAACAGACTGGATGCAAATTTTACCATCTCTGTCCGAAACGAATGGATAAGTGTCTAAAGCCACCAGAAATTGTTGAGATTGATGGACGGAGGGTTAGGTGTCATTTATACTGA
- a CDS encoding ABC transporter ATP-binding protein: protein MLDIQDLRVHFILEDSAVRAVDGVSLKVHEGETLTLIGESGSGKSILGTSILRLLPPNARIDGKILFNGLDLLNLPEDDLRKIRGRDIAWVPQNPATSLNPVLKVGIQIAEPMETHLNMNRESALKKVIKLLKFFDIEPAEKRVNEYPHQYSGGMRQRALVAMGTSTKPKLIIADEPTKGVDASKKVRVVELFRKIKKNGKLSMLVITHDLPFARTLADRIAVMYCGQIVEICNADTFFEEPLHPYSKALLDSLPSRGLKPIKGNSPSMVSPPEGCRFHPRCEYANSRCRKEPPLIELNGNSVRCWLYD, encoded by the coding sequence TTGCTTGACATACAGGATCTCCGTGTTCACTTCATACTCGAGGACTCAGCAGTCAGAGCAGTTGATGGCGTCAGCCTTAAGGTGCATGAAGGCGAAACTCTCACGTTGATCGGGGAAAGTGGAAGTGGAAAATCGATCCTCGGAACCTCAATCCTGAGACTTCTCCCGCCAAATGCCAGAATTGACGGAAAAATCCTGTTTAACGGATTGGATCTGCTCAACCTGCCAGAAGACGATCTGAGAAAAATCAGAGGCAGAGATATTGCGTGGGTTCCACAAAATCCTGCAACGTCTCTTAACCCCGTATTAAAGGTGGGCATCCAGATTGCCGAACCGATGGAAACCCACCTTAACATGAATAGAGAGAGCGCCCTGAAAAAAGTCATAAAGTTACTTAAATTCTTTGATATAGAGCCTGCGGAAAAAAGAGTTAACGAGTATCCGCATCAGTACAGCGGAGGGATGCGACAGAGGGCACTCGTTGCAATGGGCACTTCAACAAAGCCCAAGCTGATCATTGCAGACGAGCCAACGAAGGGTGTGGATGCATCGAAAAAAGTTCGTGTCGTGGAACTTTTCAGAAAAATTAAGAAAAACGGCAAATTATCGATGCTCGTCATAACCCACGACCTGCCATTCGCCAGAACTCTTGCCGATAGAATTGCAGTAATGTACTGCGGGCAGATAGTCGAAATCTGCAACGCTGACACTTTCTTCGAAGAACCCCTGCACCCTTACTCAAAGGCTCTGCTCGATTCTCTGCCATCAAGGGGGTTAAAGCCCATAAAGGGCAACTCACCAAGCATGGTAAGCCCGCCAGAAGGCTGCAGGTTTCATCCGAGATGCGAATATGCAAACAGCAGATGCAGGAAAGAGCCGCCGCTTATCGAACTCAATGGCAATTCAGTGAGGTGCTGGCTCTATGACTGA
- a CDS encoding ABC transporter substrate-binding protein, which yields MKKLMKLAALVLVALLLLGCAGEEKVKEETKVTQTPEVQAAEEAKVEQVLKIGAVKDFKKATEGRSLVFETLVDVDRYGNPIPLLAESWDISDDGLTYTFHLRKGVKFHDGTPFDAKAAKFALEWCMNQGAAYAKYVDRVEIVDDYTIKVYLKEYYYPFLLDLASEFRSKIVSPTAVEPAWNTSGKLVKYIGTGQFKLVEYVKDQYAVLERNDEYWGTKPKLEKIVWKVIPDPHALVMALKAGDVDIIGAPEHHSAVPYEEVPKLQAEKDIEVSWQSYGRYQVIRFNCYVEPLNDVRVRKAINYAVDKETMVKELFAGIAEPANLPMCPWFKYGPADIEGYSYDPEKAKALLEEAGWVDSDGDGIREKDGKKLEVELLVPQGEANADAVAIYLQSELKKVGIKLNIVSLESSATWEKRKKGEFMMFVHHSGCIPWAPQGILWQNHYTKAGGYYKHYHSEELDELIKKVYTTRDDVKRNEYYQQIWKILNDEAAQLPLYDIVKVVAYKDYVKGYKHAATMYKMDLTNVEIVK from the coding sequence ATGAAGAAACTGATGAAACTTGCCGCTCTGGTTTTGGTTGCCTTGCTCCTGCTTGGATGCGCAGGTGAAGAGAAGGTTAAGGAAGAAACCAAGGTTACACAAACGCCAGAAGTTCAAGCTGCAGAAGAAGCGAAAGTCGAACAGGTGCTCAAGATTGGAGCGGTTAAGGACTTTAAGAAGGCAACTGAAGGCAGGAGTCTCGTATTTGAGACTTTGGTAGATGTAGACAGATACGGTAATCCTATACCTTTGCTTGCAGAAAGCTGGGACATAAGCGATGATGGCCTAACTTACACCTTCCACCTGAGAAAGGGTGTTAAATTCCACGATGGTACACCATTTGACGCAAAAGCAGCGAAGTTTGCCCTTGAGTGGTGCATGAATCAGGGAGCTGCTTATGCAAAATACGTGGACAGGGTTGAAATCGTTGACGATTACACGATCAAAGTATACCTCAAAGAGTACTACTATCCGTTCTTGCTCGATCTGGCAAGCGAGTTCAGGAGCAAGATAGTAAGTCCTACAGCCGTTGAACCTGCATGGAATACGAGCGGAAAGCTCGTGAAGTACATTGGAACTGGTCAATTCAAGCTCGTTGAATATGTCAAGGATCAGTATGCTGTGCTTGAAAGAAACGATGAGTACTGGGGAACAAAGCCAAAACTTGAAAAAATAGTCTGGAAGGTAATTCCCGATCCGCATGCGCTCGTAATGGCTCTTAAAGCTGGTGATGTGGACATAATCGGCGCTCCTGAGCATCATTCAGCAGTTCCCTATGAAGAAGTTCCCAAGCTTCAGGCAGAGAAGGACATTGAAGTGAGCTGGCAGAGCTATGGGAGATATCAGGTTATAAGGTTCAACTGCTATGTTGAGCCACTAAACGATGTGAGGGTGAGGAAAGCGATAAATTATGCTGTCGATAAGGAGACTATGGTCAAGGAGCTGTTTGCCGGAATAGCAGAACCAGCAAATCTTCCAATGTGCCCGTGGTTCAAGTACGGGCCAGCAGACATTGAAGGATACAGCTACGATCCTGAAAAGGCAAAAGCCCTGCTTGAAGAGGCTGGATGGGTTGACAGCGATGGGGATGGAATAAGGGAGAAGGATGGAAAGAAGCTTGAAGTCGAACTGTTAGTCCCGCAGGGAGAAGCAAACGCTGATGCAGTAGCAATCTACCTGCAATCAGAGCTCAAGAAGGTGGGAATAAAGCTCAACATCGTTTCTCTGGAATCGAGCGCCACATGGGAAAAGAGGAAGAAGGGCGAGTTTATGATGTTCGTCCACCATTCCGGCTGCATCCCGTGGGCACCTCAGGGCATACTGTGGCAGAACCACTACACAAAGGCTGGAGGATACTACAAGCACTACCACAGCGAAGAGCTTGATGAGTTAATAAAGAAAGTTTACACCACAAGAGACGATGTGAAGAGAAACGAGTACTACCAGCAGATATGGAAGATTCTGAACGATGAAGCTGCCCAGCTACCGCTTTACGACATAGTTAAGGTTGTTGCCTACAAGGACTACGTTAAGGGCTACAAGCACGCTGCGACAATGTACAAGATGGATCTGACAAATGTTGAGATAGTGAAATAA
- a CDS encoding DEAD/DEAH box helicase family protein has product MKPRLSYERGTIRIEGNIHVPFAKYDSRSGCYRAFAYKYRDIVDYLEKSGIEYADEVLDPVPTPFFDAEIELRDYQQQAVERWMLDRRGCIVLPTGSGKTYVAMEVIKDLSVPTLIIVPTLDLLDQWKEKLSIFGKEWIGEFSGRKKELRPITVSTYDSAYINAETLGNRFMLLVFDEVHHLPSESYSQIAEMSAAPYRLGLTATYERDDGRHSLLPELVGGKIFELRPEDLAGKHLSDYTVKRIYVPLTEEERKEYESKARIFREYVRRKGIVLRSVDDFNRVVMATGYDARAYEALRAWDEARKIAFNSKNKLVKLRELLERHRGNKIIIFTRHNDLVYAISKLFLIPAITYRTSKDERQVILDGFKKGKFKAIVSSQVLDEGIDVPDANVGIIMSGSGSAREFIQRLGRILRPAKGKDKAILYELVSRDTGEVHTARRRRRHASKRTP; this is encoded by the coding sequence ATGAAGCCAAGACTCAGCTACGAGAGGGGCACGATAAGGATTGAAGGCAACATTCACGTCCCTTTCGCTAAATACGATTCTCGTTCGGGATGCTACAGGGCTTTTGCCTACAAGTACCGGGACATAGTAGATTACCTCGAAAAATCGGGAATTGAATACGCCGATGAGGTTCTCGACCCCGTCCCAACACCTTTTTTCGATGCGGAAATAGAGTTGAGGGACTACCAGCAGCAGGCTGTTGAGAGGTGGATGCTGGATAGAAGAGGATGCATAGTTTTACCGACAGGCAGCGGCAAGACGTATGTAGCAATGGAGGTGATAAAAGATCTGTCAGTTCCGACGCTCATTATTGTTCCGACCCTCGATTTGCTTGACCAGTGGAAGGAGAAACTTTCAATCTTTGGCAAAGAATGGATAGGTGAGTTTTCAGGCAGAAAGAAAGAGCTCAGGCCGATTACAGTTTCAACCTACGACTCAGCGTACATAAACGCCGAAACGCTGGGCAATAGGTTCATGCTCCTTGTTTTTGACGAAGTTCACCACCTACCCTCAGAATCTTACAGTCAGATTGCAGAGATGAGCGCAGCTCCCTATCGCCTCGGCTTAACAGCAACCTACGAAAGGGATGATGGCCGCCATTCTTTGCTGCCTGAACTGGTTGGAGGTAAGATATTCGAGCTCAGGCCCGAAGATCTTGCAGGAAAACATCTCTCAGACTACACTGTGAAGAGAATCTACGTCCCTCTGACGGAGGAGGAGAGGAAGGAGTACGAATCGAAGGCCAGAATATTCAGAGAGTACGTAAGAAGAAAGGGAATAGTGCTGAGAAGTGTGGATGACTTTAACAGAGTTGTTATGGCAACCGGATACGATGCAAGGGCCTACGAAGCGTTGAGGGCGTGGGATGAGGCCAGGAAGATTGCATTCAACTCGAAAAACAAGCTTGTTAAGCTCAGAGAACTGCTCGAAAGGCACAGGGGAAACAAGATAATAATCTTCACACGTCACAACGACCTCGTCTACGCGATATCGAAGCTATTCTTGATTCCAGCCATCACGTACCGCACCTCGAAGGATGAAAGACAGGTAATCCTCGACGGCTTCAAAAAAGGGAAGTTCAAAGCCATCGTCAGCAGTCAGGTGCTTGACGAAGGAATAGATGTGCCCGATGCAAACGTTGGAATAATCATGAGCGGGAGTGGGAGTGCGAGGGAATTCATCCAGCGCCTTGGCAGAATCCTCAGGCCAGCGAAGGGCAAAGATAAGGCGATTCTCTACGAACTCGTGTCGAGAGATACCGGAGAAGTTCACACGGCAAGGAGGAGGCGAAGACATGCTTCCAAAAGAACTCCTTGA